One stretch of Chryseobacterium sp. LJ668 DNA includes these proteins:
- a CDS encoding DUF6766 family protein: MIVCWYGQFVTGWKTENKELAEEGQKLLTRGEYLHSGHFIQATFENWESEFLQMMLYVLLTVFLRQKGSSESKPIEGKEDVDREPQVHPRAPWPVKRGGVWLSLYKHSLSIAFGLLFLVSFIFHFYGSFVEYRTEQIAKKLPFESAQQYIVDSRFWFESFQNWQSEFLAVASIVILSIWLREKGSPESKPVDMPYDEH; the protein is encoded by the coding sequence ATGATCGTCTGCTGGTATGGACAGTTTGTAACGGGATGGAAAACTGAAAATAAAGAATTAGCAGAAGAGGGCCAGAAGTTACTCACCAGAGGAGAATATCTGCACAGCGGTCATTTTATTCAGGCAACTTTTGAGAATTGGGAAAGTGAGTTTTTGCAAATGATGCTGTATGTACTGCTTACGGTTTTTCTAAGGCAAAAGGGCTCAAGCGAATCTAAGCCAATAGAAGGAAAGGAAGATGTCGATCGTGAGCCTCAAGTACATCCCAGAGCGCCCTGGCCTGTAAAACGAGGTGGAGTATGGCTCAGTCTATATAAACATTCTCTGTCAATTGCATTTGGTTTACTATTCTTGGTCAGTTTTATTTTTCATTTCTACGGAAGCTTTGTAGAGTACCGTACAGAACAGATTGCAAAAAAACTTCCTTTTGAAAGTGCACAGCAATATATTGTAGACTCACGTTTTTGGTTTGAATCTTTCCAAAATTGGCAAAGCGAGTTTTTAGCTGTTGCATCAATAGTCATCTTATCTATCTGGCTGAGAGAGAAAGGTTCACCAGAATCAAAACCTGTTGATATGCCTTATGACGAGCATTAA
- a CDS encoding beta strand repeat-containing protein, which translates to MKKINILFYAKSLAFIFLFFSFSVVYAQDTDGDGTANSIDLDDDNDGILDAIECTASNTVTNPSFTVNAAGWTSNPSWIANAGNVSITDNNVTNVDISQSLSNLANTNSVIPLTVTIGAQDGSNAAGSTGSLQILLNNTLFATISNSTTRTVGVNNVTITLSNGATSTFTAFSTASVTGFTRQTFTLNIPNTGIPSTSTLVFRATIALDDWLLDDVSVPVFSCDTDGDTVFNHLDFDSDGDGCFDAIEGDENVLPSQLNANGSINTTATGGIGTTAGTNNGVPNLVNSGGSADIGGDIGQGFADSQNSTVNTQCIDTDSDGIPNNIDLDDDNDGISDSNEGFCISQGVYSFDSTATLAAASFGANGGTFNLVYNLTSGTAVTALGNSFTVPFTYSDLNNAVNAQNHIWNSFGTNSTSFLIIPGTTSLYTGLPATNTTNEDTTGASPATADGNFRFLLRSGAILQLGTFTTTIGNLPVVTGVSTYSSNTSLALFSGFNATSVGGSIFSDGYYAKMQLQNTANPVNTGNTLSLPVNYGSNYVWDYTAFTANAGTGANAVGRGLVTINQNTVTYCNHRDTDNDGTPDYLDLDSDGDGCFDALEGDENVLTAQLNPNGSISGAVDTQGVPVRVNTGGSADIGSDQGQGAGTSTNSLNQDAQCISAVGCTNTMYLSQTNILYSIGTATNPFTYTQIGSPAAVNYNAIGVNPLDGFIYGLIPNTTTLIRVNADGTTNTLGNVTGLPGGASTYITGEIDNLGNYYVKAGGLNNELYRINLSTLTATLITLSTSVNLSDFAYSVSTGLLYGVNTSNGQLVSINPNTGLVTGIGITPGGQNFGAMFASSTGEIYGANNVGGFYQFNIITGSRVLLSNAPASNVNDGAHCVTAPIAFGTDLSVTKTDGVTTYASGTVTTYTVTVSNSGPTGAQGATVSDPVPAGIPAANVSYTAAVSGGATTSVSGTQTGAINDVINIPIGGTVTYTVSVSIPFAYTGNLVNTATVTAPSNITDSNTANNTATDTDTQAVCYRPVVTTGTILNTNHGITSLNRAGSDAASGNWPMVRKGAWTVLESKTKGFVLNRLTTAQIAAIPAGNLVEGMMVYNITLDCLQVNTTGTPAGWSCFNNQTCPSN; encoded by the coding sequence ATGAAAAAAATAAATATTCTTTTTTATGCTAAATCATTAGCATTCATATTCCTGTTCTTTTCCTTTTCTGTTGTATATGCACAGGACACCGACGGAGACGGGACCGCAAACTCAATAGATCTTGATGACGATAATGACGGAATTTTAGATGCTATAGAATGTACAGCAAGTAATACGGTAACCAACCCTTCTTTTACAGTGAATGCTGCAGGATGGACATCAAACCCTTCTTGGATTGCTAATGCAGGAAATGTAAGCATTACCGATAATAATGTAACCAATGTAGATATATCGCAGTCATTAAGCAATCTCGCCAATACAAATAGCGTTATTCCGTTAACGGTGACGATAGGTGCGCAGGATGGAAGTAATGCGGCAGGTTCTACAGGAAGTCTGCAGATATTATTAAACAATACCCTTTTTGCCACCATCAGTAACAGTACAACAAGAACTGTTGGAGTTAATAATGTTACCATTACCCTTTCGAATGGCGCAACCTCTACATTTACAGCTTTTAGTACAGCAAGTGTTACGGGTTTCACACGGCAGACCTTTACCCTGAATATTCCCAATACTGGTATTCCAAGTACTTCCACATTAGTATTCAGGGCAACTATTGCCTTGGATGACTGGTTGCTAGATGATGTTTCGGTACCGGTATTTTCCTGTGACACAGATGGGGATACTGTTTTTAACCATTTAGATTTCGATTCTGATGGCGACGGATGCTTTGATGCCATTGAAGGTGACGAAAATGTGCTGCCTTCACAGTTAAATGCCAACGGAAGCATTAATACTACAGCTACGGGAGGCATAGGAACCACTGCAGGAACCAATAACGGGGTTCCTAATCTTGTGAATTCCGGCGGAAGCGCAGATATAGGCGGCGATATTGGACAGGGATTTGCCGATTCGCAAAACAGTACCGTAAATACCCAGTGTATTGACACAGATTCAGATGGAATTCCAAATAACATTGATCTAGATGATGACAACGATGGGATATCAGATAGTAATGAAGGCTTCTGTATCTCACAGGGGGTATACTCTTTTGATAGCACGGCAACATTAGCCGCTGCATCTTTCGGAGCTAATGGCGGTACTTTTAATCTGGTATATAATCTTACATCAGGTACAGCAGTAACTGCCTTGGGAAATAGTTTTACAGTTCCTTTTACGTATTCAGATTTAAACAATGCAGTGAATGCACAAAACCATATCTGGAACTCATTCGGTACCAATTCTACTTCTTTTCTTATTATTCCCGGTACCACTTCTTTATACACCGGCTTACCGGCGACTAATACTACGAATGAAGACACCACTGGGGCTTCACCTGCTACAGCAGACGGCAATTTCAGATTCCTTTTGAGATCCGGCGCAATTTTACAGCTGGGAACTTTTACCACTACCATAGGGAATTTGCCGGTGGTAACGGGCGTGTCTACCTACAGCAGCAATACTTCTCTGGCTTTATTTTCAGGCTTTAATGCAACTTCCGTAGGAGGAAGTATATTTAGTGACGGGTACTATGCCAAAATGCAGCTTCAAAATACGGCAAATCCTGTAAATACAGGAAATACATTATCGTTGCCGGTAAATTATGGCAGCAATTATGTATGGGATTATACAGCCTTTACAGCCAATGCAGGTACAGGAGCGAATGCTGTAGGAAGAGGCCTTGTTACTATAAACCAGAATACCGTAACATACTGTAATCACAGGGATACTGATAATGACGGAACACCGGATTATCTTGACCTTGATTCTGACGGTGATGGATGTTTTGATGCCCTTGAAGGAGACGAAAATGTTCTTACTGCACAATTGAATCCTAACGGAAGCATTTCAGGAGCAGTTGACACTCAGGGTGTGCCTGTGCGTGTAAACACTGGTGGATCTGCAGATATAGGATCAGATCAGGGACAAGGTGCAGGCACTTCAACCAATTCATTGAATCAGGATGCACAGTGTATATCGGCAGTCGGATGTACCAATACGATGTACCTTTCTCAAACGAATATTTTATACAGTATTGGGACTGCAACAAATCCTTTTACCTATACCCAGATTGGATCACCTGCGGCAGTAAACTATAATGCGATAGGGGTTAACCCACTCGATGGGTTTATATATGGATTGATTCCTAATACCACTACGCTTATCCGTGTGAATGCAGATGGTACTACTAACACACTTGGGAATGTAACAGGGTTGCCGGGTGGGGCATCAACCTATATTACCGGAGAAATAGACAACTTAGGTAATTATTATGTGAAAGCCGGCGGACTCAATAATGAACTGTATAGGATCAATCTTTCTACCTTAACGGCTACATTGATTACGCTTTCAACAAGTGTTAATCTCTCGGATTTTGCATACAGTGTAAGTACAGGACTTTTATATGGTGTCAATACTTCAAACGGTCAATTGGTTTCAATTAATCCGAATACCGGTCTGGTTACCGGAATAGGAATTACACCCGGCGGCCAGAATTTTGGGGCTATGTTTGCCTCCAGTACCGGTGAGATCTATGGTGCTAACAATGTGGGTGGATTTTATCAGTTTAATATCATTACCGGGAGTAGAGTGTTGCTTTCCAATGCACCTGCGAGTAACGTAAATGACGGGGCACATTGTGTGACTGCTCCGATAGCTTTTGGAACCGATCTTTCGGTAACCAAAACAGATGGGGTGACCACCTATGCATCCGGTACAGTCACTACGTACACGGTAACTGTGAGTAACAGCGGCCCGACCGGAGCTCAGGGAGCCACGGTTTCAGATCCGGTTCCTGCAGGAATTCCTGCGGCCAATGTGAGCTATACTGCAGCAGTATCCGGTGGGGCAACCACCTCGGTATCGGGTACGCAGACCGGTGCCATCAACGATGTGATCAATATTCCGATTGGTGGTACAGTAACCTACACGGTTTCGGTAAGTATTCCTTTTGCGTATACAGGAAATCTTGTGAATACGGCAACCGTTACCGCTCCTTCCAACATCACCGATAGCAACACTGCAAATAATACGGCAACGGATACCGATACTCAGGCGGTATGCTACAGACCTGTTGTAACGACTGGTACTATATTAAATACCAATCACGGAATCACTTCTCTGAACAGAGCAGGAAGCGATGCAGCGTCAGGTAACTGGCCAATGGTAAGAAAAGGAGCATGGACTGTTTTAGAATCAAAAACAAAAGGTTTTGTATTGAATAGATTAACGACAGCTCAGATTGCAGCGATCCCTGCAGGAAATTTAGTTGAAGGTATGATGGTTTATAATATTACATTAGATTGTCTGCAGGTTAATACCACAGGAACTCCGGCAGGATGGTCTTGTTTTAATAATCAGACATGTCCGTCGAACTAG
- a CDS encoding COG1470 family protein, with translation MNFVCPKGFKNINGEDLQITLGPNEVRYIPVKMMIDEAADAGTSVIVTRLLSQSGALMVQKEIQHIINIDSSLTISPLVTSYYRSLADDPISVKVKVSNTGNVTQDLTVVCKFPDPSEPNIFFEQNASIKAKKDSVFTFTYLPSKALARQSNFVISITGFRNPEKELFGSANISVQNISSVQKYQNLDLYNFSEENQNQITTSYRKVGKEVDIFQITGSGGVNLSAGSLFVRGNIAILNSQQNPLVTNTNLIFRQGKSEYNVGSINKLLDMTLVGRGAEYVHTFSKNQKLEVGFVDQNFNLTEKNGWLKNGYGFFTKGTLQSNNSTRNLSAAYIYRHDPFEKVKHHTLGTEGNYDFNEFWRVNAKLNGGVSVYESQTSVKPSMAAETNYSGKIDQFYLNGNYFYSSDYYPGNRRGSLLLQQNISTQIKKQSLHANISISDFSPKFFFYDRAQLSQNKRFEIGNRFPKVKDFTFNILYQYQNEGSNSYNNLFSGWNDQDVRRMTAHRIIEQISWVNSPSRQTLIVGIETGLVKYPSSETKQFQMKLSGNYSFKKFNINTIFQSGSYYLSEYAFSTLIGTEEYRKMTFSLFYNDSFFKDKIIFSTGVSYIDDAVYGKSPSAFINSKYSGKNFSAFLNSSWYNYSSGAVNSSIMTFEVGVSLNLRKNVLNSSKKSNIKAYAFYDTNGNNIYDENEEPAADYILTINNVALQTNKFGEASYKGVPFGKYNLKQLIQQGWYYDEAEFNVDGYVHDLLIPLHQNGSLKGKVSFDYNVKTAVDFERRGSGITFSILKDDQPVQKIFTDDEGNFSSFLPTGDYTVVLSESSLPNNTFSEIKTQKIQITAGKISTVPDFIIKVKEKKINTKKFGN, from the coding sequence TTGAATTTTGTATGCCCAAAAGGTTTCAAAAACATTAATGGTGAAGATCTCCAGATCACTTTAGGACCAAACGAAGTCAGATATATACCCGTAAAAATGATGATTGATGAAGCTGCTGATGCAGGAACTTCTGTAATTGTTACCAGACTTCTAAGCCAGTCGGGAGCTTTAATGGTTCAGAAAGAGATTCAGCATATCATCAATATAGATTCCAGTCTTACGATCAGTCCGCTTGTGACCTCTTATTATCGATCTTTAGCAGATGATCCCATTTCAGTTAAAGTGAAAGTTTCAAATACAGGAAATGTTACTCAGGATCTTACGGTAGTCTGCAAATTTCCGGACCCGTCAGAACCCAATATTTTTTTTGAACAGAATGCAAGCATCAAGGCTAAAAAAGATTCTGTATTTACCTTTACCTATCTTCCGTCAAAAGCTTTAGCAAGACAGTCTAATTTTGTGATTAGCATTACGGGCTTCAGAAATCCTGAAAAAGAACTGTTTGGTTCTGCTAATATAAGTGTACAGAATATATCAAGTGTTCAGAAATACCAGAATCTTGATCTGTATAATTTTTCAGAAGAAAATCAGAACCAGATTACCACGAGCTACAGAAAAGTTGGAAAAGAAGTAGATATTTTTCAGATAACAGGTTCCGGAGGAGTTAATCTGTCCGCAGGATCTCTATTTGTAAGAGGAAATATCGCCATTCTAAACAGCCAACAAAATCCATTGGTCACCAATACCAATCTTATTTTCAGACAGGGAAAAAGCGAATACAATGTGGGAAGCATCAATAAGCTTTTGGATATGACTCTTGTTGGAAGAGGTGCTGAGTACGTTCATACATTTTCGAAAAATCAGAAGCTGGAAGTAGGTTTCGTAGATCAGAATTTTAATCTTACCGAAAAGAACGGCTGGCTAAAAAACGGATACGGCTTTTTTACGAAAGGAACTCTACAGTCTAACAACAGTACCCGGAATTTATCTGCCGCTTATATTTACCGCCATGATCCGTTCGAAAAGGTGAAGCATCACACTTTGGGAACTGAAGGCAACTATGACTTTAATGAATTCTGGAGAGTCAATGCAAAGCTTAACGGCGGAGTAAGTGTGTATGAATCTCAAACTTCTGTAAAGCCTTCTATGGCCGCTGAAACTAATTATTCGGGGAAAATTGATCAGTTTTATCTCAACGGGAATTATTTCTACAGTTCAGATTACTATCCCGGAAACAGAAGAGGAAGTCTGTTGTTGCAGCAGAACATTTCGACTCAGATTAAAAAACAGAGTCTGCATGCAAACATCAGTATTTCTGATTTCTCACCAAAGTTTTTCTTCTATGACAGGGCTCAGCTGTCGCAAAATAAAAGATTTGAGATCGGGAACAGGTTTCCTAAAGTAAAAGATTTTACATTCAATATACTGTATCAATATCAAAATGAAGGTTCAAACAGCTATAATAATCTGTTTTCTGGCTGGAACGATCAGGATGTCAGACGTATGACAGCTCATCGTATAATTGAGCAGATATCCTGGGTCAATAGTCCTTCTAGGCAAACTCTGATAGTAGGTATAGAGACAGGACTGGTCAAATACCCATCATCTGAAACTAAGCAGTTTCAGATGAAATTAAGTGGTAATTACAGCTTCAAAAAATTCAATATCAATACTATTTTTCAGTCAGGGAGCTATTACTTGTCCGAATATGCATTTTCAACATTAATAGGAACGGAAGAATACAGAAAGATGACTTTCTCTCTGTTTTATAATGACAGCTTTTTTAAAGATAAAATTATTTTCAGCACCGGAGTATCCTATATTGATGATGCAGTCTATGGCAAGTCGCCATCTGCTTTTATCAATTCAAAATATAGCGGAAAAAATTTTAGTGCATTTTTAAATTCATCTTGGTATAACTATTCTTCAGGAGCTGTTAATAGCAGCATTATGACATTTGAAGTTGGCGTTAGTTTAAATCTCCGTAAAAATGTTTTAAACTCTTCTAAAAAATCTAATATTAAAGCATATGCTTTTTACGATACCAATGGCAACAATATCTATGATGAAAATGAAGAGCCTGCCGCAGATTATATTCTCACTATCAATAATGTCGCATTGCAGACCAATAAATTTGGTGAAGCATCATATAAAGGCGTTCCTTTTGGAAAATATAATCTGAAACAGTTGATCCAGCAAGGGTGGTACTATGACGAAGCTGAATTTAATGTAGACGGCTATGTTCATGATCTTTTGATACCTCTTCATCAAAATGGTTCTCTAAAAGGGAAGGTTTCATTCGATTATAATGTAAAAACTGCAGTTGATTTTGAGCGAAGAGGCTCTGGCATTACCTTCAGTATTTTAAAAGATGATCAGCCCGTGCAGAAAATATTTACGGACGATGAAGGTAATTTCAGCTCTTTTCTTCCGACCGGAGATTACACAGTCGTTCTGAGCGAATCGTCACTTCCCAATAATACTTTCTCAGAAATTAAAACTCAGAAAATCCAGATTACAGCAGGGAAAATATCAACAGTTCCTGATTTTATCATCAAAGTAAAGGAAAAGAAAATCAATACAAAAAAATTTGGTAATTAA
- a CDS encoding fimbrial biogenesis chaperone encodes MNKITFLFYFLVIQISAQTGISVSPPRVYFDSGSGSSSTQKITVTNVSTKNSLDLAVSLGDWQYDQYGENMMHAANTLKNSCASWISVKKSDNYFTLAPGERKELDVTITVPAIAKDTLSSHTALLYISQMNPVDDVDSKGANIKVSIRSGIKIFHKSAEAVTKKVEIKDLKFDKAKSNLALQFENQSSIWVDGKISTEIINTSTGKKVPVDDIVFYTLPGDLRKITIPMGSVLEKGSYNASVMIDYGDPSSLEIGELNFNYE; translated from the coding sequence ATGAATAAAATTACTTTCCTGTTTTATTTTTTAGTGATCCAGATCAGTGCTCAGACCGGTATCTCAGTCTCGCCTCCCAGAGTATATTTCGACTCCGGATCAGGAAGCAGCAGTACGCAAAAAATTACGGTAACCAACGTAAGCACAAAAAATTCTCTTGATCTTGCAGTAAGTCTTGGTGACTGGCAATATGACCAATACGGAGAAAACATGATGCACGCTGCCAATACATTGAAGAATTCTTGTGCAAGCTGGATTTCTGTAAAAAAAAGTGACAATTATTTTACACTGGCGCCTGGAGAACGAAAGGAGCTGGATGTTACCATCACGGTTCCCGCTATTGCTAAAGATACTCTTTCTTCGCACACCGCGCTTTTGTACATCAGCCAAATGAATCCTGTGGATGATGTAGACAGTAAAGGTGCAAATATTAAGGTAAGTATTCGCTCGGGTATTAAAATATTCCATAAATCTGCAGAGGCTGTTACCAAAAAAGTCGAAATAAAAGATCTGAAATTTGATAAAGCTAAAAGCAATCTGGCTTTACAATTTGAAAATCAGTCTTCGATCTGGGTAGACGGAAAGATCTCAACCGAAATCATCAACACCAGTACAGGGAAAAAAGTTCCAGTTGATGATATAGTTTTTTATACCTTACCAGGTGATCTCAGAAAAATCACTATTCCGATGGGAAGTGTGCTTGAAAAAGGATCTTACAATGCATCGGTAATGATCGACTACGGAGACCCTTCATCGTTGGAGATTGGAGAATTAAATTTTAATTATGAGTAA
- a CDS encoding helix-turn-helix domain-containing protein, producing MYTITNQLEKIGFSITLVSDIIKRNNYSNKFNTSNFYNIYLVSEDLELTVGQINYNIKGGNAVFIGPQKDVEFGDAYRKEIYVIAFSSDFYDRSSKDSLFLNSQVFYNFQSEIFIAPYFGNTDYNKIILVERLSKFKDKDESLYISAVHNAIEALILDAYLHVEEHHSENDERLMFVSNVNRFKILLQRDFKTAKKVSYYADELRLSARRLTEMTEYVYGKSAKQIIIDKIKLECEKAIKYSDMTISEISYDMGFSDEGNFSNFIKKHTGKKPSELRVVTI from the coding sequence ATGTATACAATAACAAATCAACTTGAAAAAATAGGTTTTAGTATCACTTTGGTGAGCGACATTATTAAAAGAAATAATTACAGCAATAAGTTTAATACCTCAAATTTTTACAATATATATTTGGTTTCAGAAGATCTTGAGCTTACCGTAGGGCAAATCAACTACAATATAAAAGGGGGAAATGCTGTTTTTATAGGCCCACAGAAAGATGTTGAATTCGGTGATGCCTATCGTAAAGAGATTTATGTAATCGCATTTTCATCAGATTTCTACGATCGGTCATCTAAAGACAGTCTCTTCCTGAATTCTCAGGTATTCTATAATTTTCAATCAGAAATTTTTATTGCTCCCTATTTTGGCAATACCGATTACAATAAGATTATATTGGTAGAGCGATTGTCAAAATTTAAAGATAAAGACGAAAGCCTTTATATTTCAGCGGTACATAACGCAATTGAAGCTTTGATTTTGGATGCCTACTTGCACGTTGAAGAACACCATAGTGAAAATGACGAACGCTTAATGTTTGTTTCAAATGTGAACAGATTTAAAATTTTGCTTCAGCGCGATTTCAAAACTGCAAAAAAAGTTTCTTATTATGCAGATGAGTTGAGATTATCTGCGAGAAGGCTTACCGAAATGACAGAATATGTTTATGGCAAATCGGCAAAGCAGATCATTATTGATAAAATTAAACTTGAATGTGAGAAAGCTATAAAATATTCAGATATGACGATTTCTGAGATTTCTTACGATATGGGATTTAGTGATGAAGGTAACTTTAGTAATTTTATAAAAAAACATACCGGTAAAAAACCGTCTGAGTTGAGAGTTGTTACAATTTAG
- a CDS encoding response regulator, translating to MKKKVVLIQDNAEILDAMDEVLKDEGYQVTSSLTTEPIEKIEHIEPDVIIVDDHIKGHKKGSEVIEEIKSDPQTEDLSAILTSTSINLKEKADECGADDYIEKPFDIDHLIEVVKKNT from the coding sequence ATGAAAAAGAAAGTTGTCCTTATTCAGGATAATGCTGAGATTTTGGATGCGATGGATGAAGTTTTGAAAGATGAGGGCTATCAGGTAACCTCTTCATTGACTACTGAGCCTATCGAAAAAATTGAACATATTGAGCCCGATGTCATTATTGTTGATGATCACATTAAGGGCCATAAAAAAGGTTCTGAGGTTATAGAAGAAATAAAATCTGATCCTCAAACTGAGGATTTATCAGCAATCCTTACCTCCACATCTATTAATCTAAAAGAGAAAGCAGACGAATGCGGAGCAGATGATTATATTGAAAAGCCATTTGATATAGATCACCTTATTGAGGTTGTCAAAAAAAATACCTAG
- a CDS encoding response regulator, translated as MKTIFIVEDETGIRDALQLLLSFENYDVRSFSTVKAFNERDKSAVPDIFILDVMLPDGLGTDLCNQLKKEPETFDIPVVIISAHAKAENIINSCEADEFIPKPFDIDDVLMKIERLTN; from the coding sequence ATGAAAACTATTTTTATTGTAGAAGATGAGACAGGCATTAGAGATGCATTGCAATTGCTCCTGTCATTTGAAAATTATGATGTACGTTCTTTTTCTACCGTAAAGGCGTTCAACGAAAGGGACAAATCTGCAGTTCCTGATATTTTTATACTGGATGTGATGCTTCCCGACGGATTGGGTACAGATTTGTGCAATCAGCTTAAAAAAGAACCGGAAACTTTTGATATTCCCGTTGTTATTATCAGTGCACATGCTAAGGCTGAAAATATCATCAATTCTTGTGAGGCAGATGAATTTATTCCTAAACCTTTTGACATAGATGATGTTCTGATGAAGATTGAAAGACTGACTAATTAG
- a CDS encoding DNA-3-methyladenine glycosylase — protein MKLPRSYYHHTDAAFLAKDLLGKVLLTCKDGNLTAGIIVETEAYFGVDDKASHAFGGKRTSRTEAMYQEGGTAYVYLCYGIHHLLNIVTSVENDPKCVLIRGIEPLIGLEFMEIRRKMKATRKEISSGPGSVAKALGIDSSFNQKIFTGDEIYIEDHGISYESSQISTAARIGISYAQEHADLPLRFYVADSKYAKKHNLN, from the coding sequence TTGAAACTACCTCGCTCATACTATCATCATACTGACGCCGCCTTTCTTGCAAAAGATTTGTTAGGAAAAGTATTGTTGACCTGCAAAGATGGCAACTTAACCGCCGGGATTATTGTAGAAACAGAAGCCTATTTTGGTGTCGATGACAAAGCATCGCACGCATTCGGCGGAAAACGGACATCCCGCACTGAGGCGATGTATCAGGAAGGCGGCACGGCTTACGTTTATCTATGTTATGGCATTCATCATCTGCTGAATATTGTTACATCAGTTGAAAATGATCCCAAGTGCGTCCTTATCCGGGGCATTGAACCTTTAATAGGTTTAGAATTCATGGAAATAAGAAGAAAAATGAAGGCTACCAGGAAAGAAATTTCATCAGGACCCGGCTCTGTTGCAAAAGCGCTGGGAATAGATTCTTCATTTAATCAAAAAATATTCACAGGAGACGAAATATACATTGAAGATCATGGGATATCTTACGAAAGTTCCCAAATCAGCACTGCAGCAAGAATCGGCATTTCGTATGCGCAGGAACATGCAGATTTGCCTTTACGCTTTTATGTAGCAGATTCTAAATATGCAAAAAAACATAATTTGAATTAA
- a CDS encoding Crp/Fnr family transcriptional regulator has protein sequence MIIDEQLLKAHGAQIITLEKDEYLISTHTYPYNYYQIKSGSLKITSDKIGLNEFIHQISGIGDPVGETFLFSESLYTVNAVALSQITVYALGRDEFYKLLEKNPETTVKLYEYTCLHINYHQILMNKVAYSDSRNRIMAVIDYLKIKEKKFRRFQYEIPYTRKQLAGMTGLRTETVVRIVKLMEKENFVKIVDGKIFY, from the coding sequence ATGATTATTGATGAACAATTGCTGAAAGCACATGGAGCTCAGATTATCACTCTGGAAAAAGATGAGTATCTTATTTCAACACATACATATCCTTACAACTATTATCAGATCAAAAGCGGAAGCCTAAAAATTACCAGTGACAAGATTGGGCTAAATGAGTTTATTCACCAGATTTCCGGAATAGGAGATCCCGTAGGGGAAACATTTCTCTTTTCGGAAAGTCTTTATACGGTTAATGCAGTTGCTTTAAGTCAGATCACAGTTTATGCTTTGGGTAGAGATGAATTTTATAAGCTTTTGGAAAAAAATCCTGAGACAACAGTCAAGTTGTATGAATACACCTGCCTGCATATTAATTATCATCAGATACTTATGAACAAAGTGGCTTACAGCGACTCCCGAAACAGGATCATGGCGGTGATTGATTACCTCAAAATTAAAGAAAAGAAGTTCAGACGTTTTCAGTATGAGATACCTTATACCAGAAAACAGTTAGCTGGAATGACCGGCCTGAGAACGGAGACTGTGGTAAGGATCGTTAAATTGATGGAGAAGGAAAACTTTGTAAAAATCGTGGACGGAAAAATTTTTTATTAA